The segment TACTTGTCGCTCTTCAGGTCCGTTCGGCCCTTGTGCATGATGCCGACCGTGTCGCACATGAAGGTGAGCGACGGATCCACACCCGCCTTGGCGAGCATGATCGCGATCCGCTGGTTCGCCGCGCCCACGCCGAGCATGCCGATCTTCACCTTGCCGATCGGCTTTCCGACGATCTTCACCGCGTTGATGAGGCCGGCGAGCGTCACCGCGGCCGTGCCCTGCTGATCGTCGTGCCACACCGGGATGCGCGCCTCCTTGCGCAGCGTGTCGAGCACCTCGAAGCACTTCGGCTTCTCGATGTCCTCGGGGTTGATCCCGCCGAACGTGGGCTGGATCGCCTTCACGAAGTCGATGATCTGCTGCGGCTCGTGGGCCTCGATGCACAGCGGCACCGCGTCGACGCCGCCGAGGTACTTGAAGAGGATCGCCTTGCCCTCCATCACCGGGAGGCCGGCCTCAGGGCCGATGTTGCCGAGCCCGAGGACGCGCGTGCCGTCGGACACGACCGCGATCAGGTTCCCTTTTGCCGTGTGCTCGAAGACCAGCGCGGGGTCCTTCTGGATCGCCTTGCACGACGCGGCGACGCCGGGCGTGTACCAGATGGCGAAGTCGTTCAGTTCGCGGATGCAGCACTTGGGAACGACCTCGATCTTGCCCTTGTAGAAGGGGTGGAGCCGCATCGCCTCGGCTGCCGGGCGCTCGGCTTTCGCAATCAGTTCTTCCTTGGTCATTTTCGTCTTAGGCATGGAGGGTTCCTTTCGGGTTGGGCGCAGTGAGTGTATGTCCCACGACGATCCCTGCACAAGCCCATCCCGCCGTTCGCCCGCAGGGTCTATGACCTACGTCACAAGCGGTGCTTCGCGATCATGAGGCGGAGGTCATGGTTTTGCACGGTCGAGGTACGCTTCCGGGCTCGCCGCGAACGCCCGGGCGTGATCCTCGAGCAGGAAGTAGTAGGTCTTCCCCCCGTGGACCCGCGTCGCGACCGACTCCCTCCCGTTGAACTCGAGGCCGCACACCGGGCACGCGACCTGCGCGTCCGGGAGCGCGCCGCGATCGGGCGCCGAGCCCTCCGCCGCCTGCGGGGTCACGGGTGTCGCCCCGTCACCGCACCCGCGGCACGCCGGCAGCGCGAGCGTCAGGGCGAGGATGAAGAGGACGGCGCGCGTCATGTCGACACCTCCTCGGTGAGGATACCTCGGCTCGCCGAAAAGGTCGCGCTCCCTCGTCGTCGCCGGTTCTTGACAAGGAACGGAGCCGACCGGTACGCCCGTGGCAGGCATGTGGTTGCGCATGAAGAGACTGATCCGCCGCTTCTTCGGGCCGTGGGCCGCGTTCGAGGGGCTCGCGGCGAAGCCGTGGTACCCGCGGTTCCACGATGTCGTGTTCGTCGCCCTGATCGTCGCGTTCGGCGCCGGGGCCGGCCTCGTGATCGTCGAACCGTGGAAGGGATCCGCGCGGCCGCTCGACGAGATCCGCGTCGGCGGCGTCGCGCTCGCTCCCGGCGACCCGCGGCCCGAGGCGCTCGTCCGGGCCGCGCGCGCGAGGCTCCAGGCCGAGGTGACCCTCGCCGGCCCGGGCGTGGAGAGCACGACGACCTGGGCCGCGCTCGGCGCCGAGGTGGACCTCGACTCGTTGAGCCGCATCCTCGTGGACGGGGCGCGCGCCGGGAGCCCGCTCGTCCGCTACAACCGCGCCGAGGCGAAGACCCCGGGCGTCGCCTCCGTGGAGCTCCCCGTCTCCCTGGTCTCCGGGGCGGCGGTGGAGTCGCTCGTCGCGATCAAGGAGATGATCGACCGCAAGCCGAGGAACGCGCGGTTCGACTTCTCGAAGGGGCGCGTGGTGGAGGAGGAGGGCGGCCGGGCCCTCGACGTCTACACCACGCTCGACAGGCTCGATCGCGCGCTCGCAGACGGCGCCTCTCGCGTCGAGATGGCCGTGACCGAGGTCGGGGCCGCGGTCTTGCGCGGCGATCTCGAGGGGATCGAGGTCGGCGAGGTCGCGGGGTTCTACGAGACGCCGTACTCGCGCCAGCTCAAGGATCAGGACCGGACGCACAACGTCCGGCTCGGCGCGTCGCTGCTCGACGGCCAGGTGCTCCTGCCGGGCAAGATCTTCTCGTTCAACGACGCCGTGGGCGATAGGATCGAGGCGCGCGGCTTCCGGTTCGCGCCGGTGATCGCCGGCGGCGCGCTCGTCGAGGGGATGGGCGGGGGGACGTGCCAGGTGGCGTCGACGCTGCACGCCGCGGCGTTCTTCGGCGGGCTCGTGATCGAGGAGCGGCAGCCGCACTCGCGGCCGAGCTCGTACATCAAGATGGGGCTCGACGCCACGGTCGTGTACCCCTCCGTCGATCTCAAGCTGCGCAACCCGTTCGCGTTCCCGGTCGTCATCCACTACACGGTCGAGAGCGGCGTCGCGCGCGTGGAGCTCCGCGCGGTGGAGCGGCCGTTCACGGTCACGCTGCTGCGCAAGGTGATAGGCACCGTGCCGTTCCAGACGCGGACGATCGACGATCCGCACCTCGCGCGGGGGCGGGAGGTCACGACCCAGCTCGGCGTGCCGGGCTACACCGTGCGGCGCTACAAGATCATCGAGCGGGACAAGGTCGCGTACAGGTTCCCGTCGGTCGACACCTACCCGCCCACCCTGCAGTTCGTGCACCGGGGCACGGGCGATCCCGCGGCGGTCAAGGACGACCCCGAGGCGCCGAAGCAGGATCCGCACAACCCGTACCGCGCGAGCGACTCGCTGCGCATGGTGCAGGGCCAGAACGGGCTCTGGTACGAGTCATCGCACGACTGAGCTCAGAACCCGGTGAGCTCCGGGATCATCTCGCACAGCATCCTTCCGGATTCTCCGACCATCTGCAGGCTCTGCCCGAGCCCTTTGACGATGAGGTCGAGGTGGAGGACGGTCTTGGGGTTCATGATCGAAGAGGGCGCGGCGGTGATCAGCTGCTGCCCCGCCGCGATCAACTCCTGCACGGTGGTGACGGTGCTCCGCGCGGCCCGGGCGATGGTCGTCGCGACGGTCGCGAGGTTGCGCAGCTTGTAGTCGACCTGCGCGCCGGCGGGGGAGAGCTGGGTCGAGAGCGCCGCGTCCACGGCCGACTTCACAGGTCCCGTCGGGAGCTGGGACTGGCCCGCCCGCGCGGCCGCGAGGGTCCGCAGGTTGAAGATCGTCTGCTTGGTCTGGTACATGAGCGCGTACAGCTCGGCCGACCGCTGGAAGAACAGGTCATACGACGGCACCCCGATCCGCACGTACTTGAAGCTCACCGGCCGCTCGGCAGACCTCCCTGCGTTGAGGAAGTTCACGGAGGGGTCGTTCTCGAACTGCGCGAGCGACGGTTCGATGTCCGCGAGCCTCACCTCGCCGGGGGGCGGCGCCTCGACGAGCCTCTCGACGAGCAGCTCCGTCGTCTGCGCCATCGCGCCGCCGAGCTCCCGCATGGCCCCGGGCAGCTCCTCGAGGCTGTCGAACTTCACCTGCTTGTCGACGAGCGTCTCGCCGTTGTAGCTCGCCTTCACGAACCCGGTGCCCTGGACCTTGAACAGGCTGCAACCGGGCGCGAGGACGAGGATGAGCAGAGTCGCGAGCGCGAACGTGACCCTCGATTTCATGAGGGCCGCCGCCGAGGCGGAGCGGACGCCTTCCGCGCCTTGCCATGCAGCGCGGCGAGTCGACGCCGCGCGATCTCCGCAAGCCGCTTCTCGTCGACATCGGGTGTGTTCTTCATACTGGCGAGTATGCCGAAAAACGTTTGGTGCGTCACGGTCTGCCGTGGCGAGATCGCGACGGCGATCGCGGTGCGTGGATTGGCGTTGGATCTGGCGCCGGGGTTGATCGAGCAGGAGCCGTCGAAGGAGCCGCCGACGAGCGAGGAGCTGGCTCTGACCGCCGAGAGGGAGAAATTGATCCGGCTCGTCGAGGCCGCGCCGGAACTGCTGCCGCTCAAGGAAACTAAACCAGCGAAGTGATTGCCTTCGGGATCGCGTCGATGAGATCGGAGCAGACGAGGCCCGCCTCGCCGCCGATCTCCTCGGCCGCGAGGTCGCCCGCGAGGCCGTGGAGGTAGGTGCCGAGCTTCGCCGCGTCGAGCGCCGGGAGCCCCTGCGCGAGCAGGCCGCCGACGATGCCGGTGAGCGCGTCGCCCATGCCGCCCGACGCCATGCCCGGGTTGCCGGTCGGGTTGACGAACGCCGCGCCGCCCGCGTCCGCGACCACGGAGCGCGCGCCCTTCAGGATCACGACCGCGGCGTACTTCTTCGCCGCCCTGCGCGCCGCGCCGATGCGATCCTCCTGCACGTCCGCGTTCGCGACGCCGAGCAGCCGCGCCATCTCGCCCGGGTGCGGGGTGAGCACGAGCGGCGCCCCGCCGGGTTTGAAGCCTTCGGGCGCGGCGGCGAGCGCGTTCAGGCCGTCCGCGTCGACGACCGCGGGCAGGGCGAGCGTGCCGACGAGGTGCAGCACGGCCTCGGTCGCGCCCGTTCCCGTGGAGAGGCCGGGGCCGATCGCGACCGCGGTCTTCCCGGCGAGCAGCGCGTCAAGCCTCCGCCTCTCGCCCTCCGAGAGCGCGGCGTCGGCCGAC is part of the Pseudomonadota bacterium genome and harbors:
- a CDS encoding NADP-dependent malic enzyme — its product is MPKTKMTKEELIAKAERPAAEAMRLHPFYKGKIEVVPKCCIRELNDFAIWYTPGVAASCKAIQKDPALVFEHTAKGNLIAVVSDGTRVLGLGNIGPEAGLPVMEGKAILFKYLGGVDAVPLCIEAHEPQQIIDFVKAIQPTFGGINPEDIEKPKCFEVLDTLRKEARIPVWHDDQQGTAAVTLAGLINAVKIVGKPIGKVKIGMLGVGAANQRIAIMLAKAGVDPSLTFMCDTVGIMHKGRTDLKSDKYKWEIVQITNGEQRTGGPAETFEGVDVMIALSKPGPDTIKPAWIKSMNKDAIVFTCANPIPEIWPWDAKEAGARIVATGRSDFDNQVNNSLGFPGIFRGTLDVMATTITDEMCIAAARELAKVAEDMGMREDRLLPTMDDWVVFPREAVAVGQKAIEQGVAQLKLTPGQAFEKAETMIRRARAEMDMRQEKGFVKLPD
- a CDS encoding VanW family protein, with the protein product MKRLIRRFFGPWAAFEGLAAKPWYPRFHDVVFVALIVAFGAGAGLVIVEPWKGSARPLDEIRVGGVALAPGDPRPEALVRAARARLQAEVTLAGPGVESTTTWAALGAEVDLDSLSRILVDGARAGSPLVRYNRAEAKTPGVASVELPVSLVSGAAVESLVAIKEMIDRKPRNARFDFSKGRVVEEEGGRALDVYTTLDRLDRALADGASRVEMAVTEVGAAVLRGDLEGIEVGEVAGFYETPYSRQLKDQDRTHNVRLGASLLDGQVLLPGKIFSFNDAVGDRIEARGFRFAPVIAGGALVEGMGGGTCQVASTLHAAAFFGGLVIEERQPHSRPSSYIKMGLDATVVYPSVDLKLRNPFAFPVVIHYTVESGVARVELRAVERPFTVTLLRKVIGTVPFQTRTIDDPHLARGREVTTQLGVPGYTVRRYKIIERDKVAYRFPSVDTYPPTLQFVHRGTGDPAAVKDDPEAPKQDPHNPYRASDSLRMVQGQNGLWYESSHD
- a CDS encoding NAD(P)H-hydrate dehydratase; amino-acid sequence: VHVVPLGVPACVSQEAGTDGALLGPESLWALVPRRDPSAHKGTFGHLLAIAGSAGKAGAAVMCGRAAMRAGTGLVTIATAGDARAAVEEQCVEAMVETAMASADAALSEGERRRLDALLAGKTAVAIGPGLSTGTGATEAVLHLVGTLALPAVVDADGLNALAAAPEGFKPGGAPLVLTPHPGEMARLLGVANADVQEDRIGAARRAAKKYAAVVILKGARSVVADAGGAAFVNPTGNPGMASGGMGDALTGIVGGLLAQGLPALDAAKLGTYLHGLAGDLAAEEIGGEAGLVCSDLIDAIPKAITSLV